The proteins below come from a single Microbacterium sp. SLBN-154 genomic window:
- a CDS encoding ATP-binding cassette domain-containing protein yields MTDTIHTPTALEPIIELVGVKKSFGPVSVLKGVNLKVYPGKVTALVGDNGAGKSTLIKGLAGVQPYDEGEVLIDGQHRDLVAPRDASGLGIEVVYQDLALCDNLDIVQNMFLGREELTFGMFDEGRMEKDASDTLRSLSVRTVKSVRQKVSSLSGGQRQTVAIARAVLKKARVVILDEPTAALGVAQTEQVLNLVQRLAQQGVAVILISHNLADVFAVADDIAVLYLGQMVAQIPTVQTTRDDVVGYITGTKTNGVEIIDTTTLSTGGAE; encoded by the coding sequence ATGACAGACACCATCCACACCCCCACCGCCCTGGAACCCATCATCGAACTCGTCGGGGTCAAGAAGTCCTTCGGTCCCGTCAGCGTCCTCAAGGGCGTGAATCTCAAGGTCTACCCCGGCAAGGTGACCGCTCTGGTCGGCGACAACGGCGCCGGCAAGTCCACCCTCATCAAGGGGCTCGCCGGTGTGCAGCCCTACGACGAGGGCGAGGTCCTCATCGACGGTCAGCATCGCGATCTCGTCGCCCCGCGGGACGCCTCGGGCCTCGGCATCGAAGTCGTCTACCAGGACCTCGCGCTGTGCGACAACCTCGACATCGTCCAGAACATGTTCCTCGGGCGCGAGGAGCTCACCTTCGGCATGTTCGACGAGGGGCGGATGGAGAAGGACGCCTCCGACACCCTGCGCTCCCTGTCGGTGCGCACCGTCAAGTCCGTGCGCCAGAAGGTCTCCTCACTGTCCGGTGGGCAGCGGCAGACCGTGGCCATCGCTCGTGCGGTCCTGAAGAAGGCCCGTGTGGTCATCCTCGACGAGCCGACGGCAGCGCTCGGGGTCGCTCAGACCGAACAGGTGCTGAATCTCGTTCAGCGCCTCGCACAGCAGGGTGTCGCCGTCATCCTCATTAGCCACAACCTGGCCGATGTGTTCGCGGTGGCCGATGACATCGCCGTGCTCTACCTCGGTCAGATGGTGGCGCAGATCCCCACCGTCCAGACCACACGTGACGACGTGGTCGGCTACATCACCGGTACCAAGACCAACGGGGTCGAGATCATCGACACCACCACCCTCAGCACGGGAGGAGCCGAATGA
- a CDS encoding sugar ABC transporter substrate-binding protein: protein MKKSFLSAAAVAGAAVMLLAGCSSSTGGDSGGDGGETGGGDAAGRACVILPDAASSPRWENFDRKYLQEGLEAAGFEVDIQNAQGNTNTYSTIADQQLTQGCGVMLLVDYQGAAEAVAANATAEGIPVIAYDRPFEGADYYVSFDNMEVGRLQGQTVLDGLEAAGKDPATATVVYMGGDPTDGNAAMFKSGAVEVMEAAGITPAAEPPGVWDQAESQTNFEQALTSLGGQVDGVWAANDTNAAGVIKVLQDNNLEGVAVSGQDANVAGLQNILLGWQTATVYKPVKDEADAAVELAVALLNGEEVTAEAELEDGTPYIQVTPVLVGPNEVKDVIAAGDASYDDVCTPDVMAACEEFGVTE from the coding sequence ATGAAGAAATCCTTCCTCTCGGCCGCGGCGGTGGCCGGCGCAGCCGTGATGCTGCTGGCGGGCTGTTCCAGCTCGACCGGTGGCGACAGCGGCGGTGACGGTGGCGAGACCGGCGGCGGCGACGCCGCGGGCCGGGCCTGCGTCATCCTCCCCGACGCGGCATCCTCGCCCCGCTGGGAGAACTTCGACCGCAAGTACCTGCAGGAGGGCCTGGAGGCGGCCGGCTTCGAGGTCGACATCCAGAACGCGCAGGGCAACACCAACACCTACTCGACGATCGCCGACCAGCAGCTCACCCAGGGCTGCGGTGTCATGCTGCTCGTGGACTACCAGGGTGCGGCGGAGGCCGTCGCTGCGAACGCCACGGCTGAGGGCATCCCGGTGATCGCGTACGACCGTCCCTTCGAGGGCGCCGACTACTACGTCTCGTTCGACAACATGGAGGTCGGGCGTCTGCAGGGCCAGACGGTGCTCGACGGCCTCGAAGCCGCCGGCAAGGACCCCGCCACCGCGACCGTCGTTTACATGGGCGGAGACCCCACCGACGGCAATGCCGCGATGTTCAAGTCCGGCGCCGTGGAGGTCATGGAGGCCGCCGGTATCACCCCGGCCGCCGAGCCCCCGGGGGTCTGGGACCAGGCTGAGTCGCAGACCAACTTCGAGCAGGCCCTCACCTCGCTCGGCGGTCAGGTCGACGGCGTCTGGGCGGCCAACGACACCAACGCCGCCGGCGTCATCAAGGTGCTGCAGGACAACAACCTCGAAGGTGTCGCCGTCTCCGGTCAGGACGCCAACGTCGCGGGCCTGCAGAACATCCTCCTCGGCTGGCAGACCGCCACGGTCTACAAGCCGGTGAAGGATGAAGCCGACGCGGCCGTCGAGCTCGCCGTGGCGCTGCTCAACGGCGAAGAGGTCACCGCCGAGGCCGAGCTCGAAGACGGTACGCCCTACATCCAGGTCACGCCGGTCCTCGTCGGTCCGAACGAAGTCAAGGACGTCATCGCCGCCGGCGACGCCTCCTACGACGACGTCTGCACCCCCGACGTGATGGCCGCGTGCGAGGAGTTCGGCGTCACCGAGTGA
- a CDS encoding ROK family transcriptional regulator, producing MIRRETPPGSQSSLREANRARLLETLKRHGRMTQVELAGITGLSPATVSNIVKELVASGVLHTSITSRSGRRATLVSLARQLGLVAGAHFSSRQLHIAISDVTRTVVSQSSLPLPLDHRHDAELDRLALLLGDMMDSLGGAVDDLLAVGLALPAPIDPRTGMVSAAGILRGWENVDIATSLTARIQRPVLVDSEANLGALAEAREGVSRDVASSVYLRVGHTISAGMVVGGELFRGVNGKAGQIGHVTIDENGPICRCSNRGCLETYAGGPALLSLFPPGEGMRRLSDLIQAAESGDGSARRVIADAGRHIGIAAASLCNLLDPGLIVVGGELAEAGEILMAPMRHSLERTALAAGNGLPEIVASSFGEWTETRGAIAAALDAVAFDHVAVDSGVDRATA from the coding sequence GTGATCCGCCGAGAGACGCCGCCGGGCTCGCAGTCATCACTGCGTGAAGCCAATCGCGCGCGCCTGCTCGAGACGCTGAAGCGGCACGGGCGGATGACGCAGGTCGAACTGGCCGGCATCACCGGGCTGTCACCGGCGACGGTGTCGAACATCGTCAAGGAGCTCGTCGCGTCCGGGGTGCTGCACACCTCGATCACCTCGCGCAGCGGCCGCCGGGCGACCCTGGTCTCCCTCGCCCGCCAGTTGGGGCTGGTCGCCGGAGCGCACTTCAGCTCGCGTCAGCTGCACATCGCCATCTCGGATGTCACCCGCACCGTCGTGAGCCAGAGCTCGCTCCCCCTTCCCCTCGACCACCGGCACGATGCCGAGCTCGACCGTCTCGCGCTGCTCCTGGGCGACATGATGGATTCCCTCGGCGGCGCCGTCGACGATCTGCTCGCCGTGGGGCTCGCGCTTCCCGCCCCGATCGACCCGCGGACCGGCATGGTGAGCGCCGCCGGAATCCTCCGCGGCTGGGAGAACGTCGACATCGCGACATCCCTCACCGCCCGCATCCAGCGTCCGGTCCTCGTCGACAGCGAGGCCAACCTGGGGGCACTCGCCGAGGCCCGCGAAGGCGTGTCGAGGGACGTCGCGTCGTCGGTGTACCTCCGAGTGGGCCACACGATCAGCGCGGGGATGGTCGTCGGCGGCGAGCTCTTCCGCGGTGTCAACGGCAAGGCCGGCCAGATCGGCCATGTCACGATCGACGAGAACGGGCCGATCTGCCGGTGCAGCAACCGGGGATGTCTGGAGACCTACGCCGGCGGTCCCGCCCTTCTCTCCCTCTTCCCGCCCGGGGAGGGGATGCGACGTCTCAGCGACCTCATCCAGGCCGCCGAATCCGGCGACGGGAGCGCACGACGGGTGATCGCCGACGCCGGACGGCACATCGGCATCGCTGCGGCGAGCCTGTGCAATCTGCTTGACCCCGGACTGATCGTGGTCGGCGGCGAACTCGCCGAGGCCGGCGAGATCCTCATGGCACCGATGCGCCACTCGCTGGAGCGCACGGCGCTGGCCGCGGGCAACGGCCTGCCCGAGATCGTCGCGAGCTCGTTCGGAGAATGGACCGAGACCCGCGGAGCCATCGCGGCCGCGCTCGACGCCGTCGCCTTCGATCATGTCGCGGTCGACAGCGGAGTCGATCGCGCCACCGCGTGA
- a CDS encoding Gfo/Idh/MocA family protein, with the protein MTGLRWGILATGGIAHAFATDLRTAERDIVAVGSRREEASRSFAAEFGIPHAHSSYEALVADPEVDILYIATPHPFHAENAILALEHGKHVLVEKPFTLNAAEAASIRDAARANGLLAMEAMWTRYLPHMIRIREILAAGTLGEIRAVFADHTQKITDDPSHRLNALDLGGGALLDLGIYPISFFWDILGAPVSVTARARLADTGADADVSTIFTHASGAISTSVTSSRSAGPNTAHIIGTEARIDIDRTWYTPTSFRVIGPDGTVIEDYVSDIAGRGMQFQALAAEEIIARGETDSPLLGIDETVAIMGTLDDIRTQIGVRYPGEK; encoded by the coding sequence ATGACTGGACTTCGCTGGGGCATCCTCGCCACGGGCGGCATCGCACACGCCTTCGCCACCGATCTGCGCACCGCCGAGCGGGACATCGTCGCCGTCGGCTCCCGGCGTGAGGAGGCATCACGGTCGTTCGCCGCCGAGTTCGGCATCCCTCACGCGCACTCCTCCTACGAAGCGCTCGTGGCAGACCCCGAGGTCGACATCCTCTACATCGCCACCCCCCACCCCTTCCACGCCGAGAACGCGATCCTCGCGCTCGAGCACGGCAAGCACGTCCTGGTCGAGAAGCCCTTCACGTTGAACGCCGCCGAGGCCGCGTCCATCCGCGACGCGGCCCGCGCGAACGGGCTTCTGGCGATGGAGGCGATGTGGACGCGGTACCTCCCGCACATGATCCGCATCCGCGAGATCCTCGCCGCCGGCACGCTGGGCGAGATCCGCGCCGTCTTCGCCGACCACACCCAGAAGATCACCGACGACCCCTCGCACCGGCTGAACGCTCTCGACCTGGGTGGCGGCGCGCTGCTCGACCTCGGCATCTACCCGATCTCGTTCTTCTGGGACATCCTCGGCGCGCCTGTCTCGGTCACCGCACGGGCGCGACTGGCCGACACCGGCGCCGACGCCGACGTGTCGACGATCTTCACCCATGCCTCCGGCGCCATCTCCACCTCGGTCACCTCGTCACGTTCGGCCGGACCCAACACCGCCCACATCATCGGGACCGAGGCTCGCATCGACATCGATCGCACCTGGTACACCCCCACGAGTTTCCGCGTCATCGGGCCCGATGGCACCGTGATCGAGGACTACGTCAGCGACATCGCCGGCCGCGGGATGCAGTTCCAGGCGCTGGCGGCCGAGGAGATCATCGCCCGCGGCGAGACCGACAGCCCCCTGCTCGGGATCGACGAGACCGTGGCGATCATGGGCACCCTCGACGACATCCGCACCCAGATCGGCGTGCGCTACCCCGGGGAGAAGTGA
- a CDS encoding sugar ABC transporter permease, producing the protein MTAADTFSRVAARVREGDLGALPVIVGVVVIWSVFQSLNPSFLSSQNLVNLTMQCAAIGTIALGVVLVLLVGEIDLSVGSVSGLAAAILAVTFVQMQWDLILAIIAAVAAGAAIGAGYGLLLTRFALPSFVITLAGLLGFLGLQLWVLGETGSINLPFDSWLVVFAQQLFLPAWLSYVLVALAVAGYALSRVRRAQRRVQANLDSQRYREIAVRTIILGVFLAGATWYLNLSRGVGVMFLFFLALVVVIDIVLQQTRWGRAVYAVGGSKEAARRAGIRVGRIYVTVFALCSSLAAIGGILAAARLAAVSQSSGGGDTNLNAIAAAVIGGASLFGGRGTAYSALLGIIVIQSISSGLTLLTLDSSVRYMITGLVLVIAVIIDSLSRRTREATGR; encoded by the coding sequence ATGACCGCCGCCGACACGTTCTCGCGCGTCGCCGCTCGCGTTCGGGAGGGCGACCTGGGTGCACTCCCCGTCATCGTCGGGGTGGTCGTCATCTGGTCGGTGTTCCAGTCGCTGAATCCCTCGTTCCTCTCGAGCCAGAACCTCGTCAACCTGACGATGCAGTGCGCCGCCATCGGCACCATCGCGCTGGGAGTGGTCCTCGTCCTCCTCGTCGGTGAGATCGATCTCTCCGTCGGTTCGGTCTCAGGACTGGCCGCCGCGATCCTGGCCGTGACGTTCGTGCAGATGCAGTGGGATCTGATCCTCGCGATCATCGCCGCCGTGGCTGCGGGGGCGGCGATCGGCGCCGGGTACGGACTGCTGCTGACCCGGTTCGCTCTGCCCAGCTTCGTCATCACCCTGGCAGGACTCCTGGGGTTCCTCGGCCTGCAGCTGTGGGTGCTCGGCGAGACCGGATCGATCAACCTGCCCTTCGACTCGTGGTTGGTGGTCTTCGCGCAGCAGCTGTTCCTTCCCGCCTGGCTCTCCTACGTGCTCGTCGCCCTCGCCGTCGCCGGCTACGCTCTCTCGCGCGTGCGCCGCGCCCAGCGGCGCGTGCAGGCGAACCTCGACAGCCAGCGCTACCGCGAGATCGCCGTGCGGACGATCATCCTCGGTGTCTTCCTCGCCGGTGCGACCTGGTACCTGAACCTCTCGCGCGGTGTGGGGGTGATGTTCCTGTTCTTCCTCGCCCTGGTCGTCGTCATCGACATCGTGCTCCAGCAGACGCGATGGGGCCGCGCGGTGTACGCCGTCGGCGGGTCGAAGGAGGCGGCCCGACGGGCGGGGATCCGCGTTGGACGCATCTACGTCACGGTGTTCGCCCTGTGCTCGAGTCTCGCCGCCATCGGCGGCATCCTCGCTGCGGCCCGGCTCGCAGCGGTGAGCCAGAGTTCCGGCGGCGGGGACACGAACCTGAATGCGATCGCCGCCGCGGTCATCGGCGGGGCGAGCCTGTTCGGCGGACGGGGCACCGCGTATTCCGCGCTCCTCGGCATCATCGTGATCCAGTCGATCTCCTCGGGCTTGACGCTGTTGACTCTGGACTCGTCGGTGCGCTACATGATCACGGGCCTCGTGCTCGTCATCGCCGTGATCATCGACTCCCTGTCCCGCCGGACGCGGGAGGCCACCGGCCGGTAA
- a CDS encoding NYN domain-containing protein — MADQNGRVAVYLDFDNIVMSWYDRVHGRNSYARDRQRIVAGDGDAEITERLAAAMIDVGAIIDYAATFGTLVLTRAYADWSSPVNAVYRSQLVARAVDLVQLFPAAAYAKNGADIRLAVDAVEDMFRLDDLTHVVIVAGDSDYVPLAQRCKRLGRFVVGIGVAGSTAKSLAAACDQFHAYDALPGIPAPAVTEKPEAARSRSRKKTVDPGAELLQRALRLESDREGEDWQHASAVKSLIKRLDPSFSEKAYGFRSFSEFVKAHADVAEVDESGHIVLVRLAGEKT, encoded by the coding sequence ATGGCCGATCAGAACGGCCGCGTGGCGGTCTATCTCGACTTCGACAACATCGTCATGTCCTGGTACGACCGGGTGCACGGGCGGAACTCCTATGCCCGTGACCGTCAACGCATCGTCGCCGGCGACGGCGACGCCGAGATCACCGAGCGCCTGGCCGCGGCCATGATCGACGTCGGCGCCATCATCGACTACGCGGCGACCTTCGGGACCCTCGTTCTCACGCGCGCCTACGCCGACTGGTCGTCTCCGGTCAACGCGGTGTACCGCTCCCAGCTCGTCGCCCGCGCCGTCGACCTCGTTCAGCTCTTCCCGGCGGCGGCGTACGCCAAGAACGGCGCCGACATCCGTCTGGCCGTCGACGCGGTCGAAGACATGTTCCGCCTCGACGACCTCACCCACGTCGTCATCGTGGCGGGCGACTCCGACTACGTCCCGCTGGCTCAGCGATGCAAGCGACTCGGACGCTTCGTGGTCGGCATCGGGGTGGCCGGTTCCACCGCCAAGTCCCTCGCCGCCGCGTGCGACCAATTCCACGCCTACGACGCCCTCCCCGGCATCCCCGCCCCGGCGGTCACCGAGAAGCCGGAAGCCGCACGCAGCCGGTCGCGCAAGAAGACCGTCGACCCCGGTGCCGAGCTCCTTCAGCGCGCGCTGCGGCTGGAGAGCGACCGCGAGGGCGAGGACTGGCAGCACGCGTCGGCGGTGAAGAGCCTCATCAAGCGTCTGGACCCGTCCTTCAGCGAGAAGGCCTACGGATTCCGCAGCTTCTCGGAGTTCGTCAAGGCCCACGCCGACGTCGCCGAGGTCGACGAGTCGGGCCACATCGTGCTCGTCCGCCTCGCGGGCGAGAAGACCTGA
- a CDS encoding sugar ABC transporter substrate-binding protein, translated as MTSALRRAAAALLATVVALGSAGCASPTGGEEGTIALLLPDAKTARYETFDRPYFEERVEELGDFRVLYSNADQDAAKQQQQAEAALTGGAGVLVLDPVDANAAVTIVREANAQGVPVISYDRLVAGGDLAYYVSFDNEKVGQLQAAALTEALAGIEPATEQRGILMVNGSPTDSNAALFKSGAQSVIDEAGLTVLSSFDTPEWSPDLAQEWVAGQLTQFGDRIAAVYAANDATAGGAVAALRAGNITPFPIVTGQDAELTAIQRILTGDQYMTVYKAIRPQAERAADVAVALLRGEEVTAPLEIEGTPTTLLDPVAVTVDNIADTVVADGFWTIDDICTAEYAAACEQAGLR; from the coding sequence ATGACCTCCGCTCTCCGCCGCGCTGCCGCGGCCCTCCTCGCGACGGTGGTCGCGCTGGGATCAGCCGGCTGTGCTTCCCCGACGGGGGGTGAGGAGGGGACGATTGCGCTTCTCCTCCCCGACGCCAAGACCGCCCGGTACGAGACCTTCGACCGCCCGTACTTCGAAGAGCGCGTGGAGGAGCTCGGCGACTTCCGCGTGCTGTACTCCAACGCCGATCAGGATGCCGCCAAGCAGCAGCAGCAGGCGGAGGCCGCGCTCACCGGGGGCGCCGGGGTTCTGGTGCTCGACCCGGTCGACGCCAACGCCGCCGTCACGATCGTCCGGGAGGCCAACGCCCAGGGTGTTCCGGTGATCTCGTACGACCGTCTCGTCGCCGGGGGCGATCTGGCTTACTATGTCTCGTTCGACAACGAGAAGGTGGGCCAGCTGCAGGCGGCCGCGCTCACCGAGGCCCTGGCCGGTATCGAACCCGCGACGGAGCAGAGAGGCATCCTGATGGTGAACGGCTCGCCGACCGACAGCAATGCCGCGCTGTTCAAATCCGGCGCCCAGAGCGTCATCGACGAGGCAGGACTCACCGTGCTGTCGTCCTTCGACACACCCGAATGGAGTCCCGACCTCGCGCAGGAGTGGGTTGCCGGGCAGCTCACCCAGTTCGGCGACCGCATCGCGGCGGTCTATGCGGCCAATGACGCCACCGCCGGCGGCGCGGTGGCGGCGCTGCGCGCCGGCAATATCACGCCGTTCCCGATCGTGACCGGGCAGGATGCCGAGCTGACCGCCATCCAGCGGATCCTCACCGGTGACCAGTACATGACGGTGTACAAGGCCATCCGCCCCCAGGCCGAGCGCGCCGCCGACGTGGCAGTCGCGCTGCTGCGCGGCGAGGAGGTCACTGCACCTCTCGAGATCGAGGGGACGCCGACGACGCTCCTCGACCCGGTCGCGGTGACGGTCGACAACATCGCCGACACCGTGGTGGCCGACGGGTTCTGGACCATCGACGACATCTGCACCGCCGAGTACGCCGCAGCCTGCGAGCAGGCGGGACTGCGATGA
- a CDS encoding quinone oxidoreductase family protein — MTQAIVYSSLGGPEVLSLVDLPHPVAGDGEVVVRLEAVGVNPIDHKLRSGLRPSAPIAEPRRIGTDGAGVITAVGPDVDGFRVGDPVVVFGATGAYATDIAVPVRSAQPRPASVTAAEGAALGIPVATAYQALRSLGVRDGDTLLVHAGSGAVGQAAIQLATLWGARVIATSSPERFDRVHDLGAEPIAYGEGLTDRVRAAAPEGITVALDAAGTDEAIETSLALAPAARIATLVRGGDAAGYGIRAFSGGAPSPLTAQQRAWRAEAIPVTLALLAAGAFSVELGPSFALGDAAAAHRAVEQGAAGKVILLP; from the coding sequence ATGACCCAGGCGATCGTGTACTCCTCGCTCGGCGGTCCCGAGGTGCTGTCCCTCGTGGACCTCCCCCACCCCGTCGCCGGCGACGGCGAGGTCGTCGTGCGCCTGGAGGCGGTGGGCGTCAATCCGATCGACCACAAGCTGCGCTCGGGCCTCCGACCCTCGGCGCCGATCGCCGAGCCCCGGCGCATCGGGACCGACGGCGCCGGAGTGATCACGGCCGTCGGCCCCGACGTGGACGGCTTCCGCGTGGGCGACCCTGTCGTCGTGTTCGGCGCGACGGGGGCCTATGCCACCGACATCGCCGTCCCCGTCCGGTCGGCGCAGCCCCGGCCGGCATCCGTGACGGCCGCCGAGGGCGCGGCCCTGGGCATCCCCGTGGCGACGGCGTATCAAGCGCTGCGCTCGCTCGGTGTCCGCGACGGCGACACCCTTCTCGTCCATGCGGGATCCGGCGCCGTCGGTCAAGCGGCCATTCAGCTCGCGACCCTGTGGGGCGCGCGGGTCATCGCCACCTCCTCGCCGGAGCGCTTCGATCGCGTCCACGATCTGGGGGCTGAGCCGATCGCCTACGGCGAGGGCCTCACCGACCGCGTCCGTGCGGCCGCCCCCGAGGGCATCACCGTCGCCCTCGACGCAGCGGGCACCGACGAGGCGATCGAGACCTCGCTCGCCCTCGCGCCCGCGGCGCGCATCGCCACACTCGTCCGGGGTGGCGATGCCGCCGGCTACGGCATCCGGGCCTTCTCCGGCGGCGCGCCCTCCCCGCTCACCGCGCAGCAGCGGGCATGGCGCGCCGAGGCGATACCGGTGACGCTCGCGCTCCTGGCCGCCGGAGCCTTCTCCGTCGAGCTCGGACCCTCCTTCGCACTCGGGGACGCCGCTGCCGCCCACCGCGCCGTCGAGCAGGGCGCCGCGGGCAAGGTCATCCTGCTTCCGTGA
- a CDS encoding ATP-binding cassette domain-containing protein, with amino-acid sequence MTASTSRPRERVLTMRGIGKRFGAVRALSDVDFWVDEGEVVALVGDNGAGKSTLVKILAGVYTADAGVIEFDDAPVRLGSPADAQELGIATIFQDLALCDNLDVVANLWLGRELVSGRRLNEVEMEQRTWTLLRELAAKLPSVRVPVASLSGGQRQTVAIARSLIGDPRVVILDEPTAALGVAQTAEVLNLIERLRERGHGVILISHNMADVMAVADRAVVLRLGRNNGEYDVADITTETLIAAITGATADAPVRPAPAPEQATPGRIIPLPTDRPRRRPRTQDLDG; translated from the coding sequence ATGACGGCGTCCACGTCCCGCCCCCGGGAGCGCGTGCTGACGATGCGCGGCATCGGCAAGCGGTTCGGCGCCGTGCGCGCCCTCAGCGATGTGGACTTCTGGGTCGACGAGGGCGAGGTCGTCGCCCTCGTCGGCGACAACGGCGCCGGCAAGTCGACGCTGGTGAAGATCCTCGCCGGCGTGTACACGGCCGACGCCGGTGTGATCGAGTTCGACGACGCACCGGTGCGCCTCGGCAGCCCTGCCGACGCGCAGGAGCTGGGAATCGCCACGATCTTCCAGGACCTCGCCCTGTGCGACAACCTCGATGTCGTCGCGAACCTGTGGCTCGGTCGAGAACTGGTCTCGGGTCGACGCCTGAACGAGGTCGAGATGGAGCAGCGCACCTGGACGCTGCTGCGCGAGCTCGCCGCGAAGCTCCCCTCGGTGCGGGTGCCGGTCGCCTCGCTGTCGGGTGGTCAGCGTCAAACCGTCGCGATCGCCCGATCGCTGATCGGCGACCCACGCGTGGTGATCCTCGACGAGCCGACGGCGGCGCTCGGTGTGGCGCAGACCGCCGAGGTGCTGAACCTCATCGAGCGGCTGCGCGAACGCGGGCACGGCGTCATCCTGATCAGCCACAACATGGCCGACGTCATGGCCGTCGCCGACCGCGCGGTCGTCTTGCGCCTCGGCCGGAACAACGGCGAGTACGACGTCGCCGACATCACGACAGAGACCCTCATCGCCGCGATCACCGGGGCCACCGCCGATGCGCCGGTACGCCCCGCGCCGGCGCCCGAGCAGGCGACGCCGGGTCGCATCATCCCCCTCCCCACCGACCGCCCCCGCCGACGTCCGCGCACGCAGGACCTCGACGGATGA
- a CDS encoding sugar ABC transporter permease, with product MSSNATRTEAAPDPVTSDLIGSGVEGGLMDQVRAWLQRVRGGDMGALPAIGGLVVLGILFSALSPFFLTERNFANLLNQAATLVVLGMALVFVLLLGEIDLSAGVTGGVGMALFVVLTAQFGIPWPLSLLIGFAFGFLTGAFIGFFVARVGIPSFVVTLGLFLGFQGLALTVIGPGGLYRVEVPELLALQNGNLPVWGGWVMLLVMLLISAATSFWDRNRRTRAGVPNRALSLVWIKLAAIAVIGGVVVYVLNQNRGQSVVAVEGVPIIVPVVLTILWIGTLVLDRTKFGRYIYAIGGNAEAARRSGVKVRWVKWWAFVICSSLAVASALLAVTRVGSVDATVGRDIVLSGVAAAVVGGVSLFGGRGRLVHAAIGALVIAVITNGLGLLNLPAGVNLLVTGGVLILAATVDALSRLRSGGIRI from the coding sequence ATGAGCAGCAACGCGACCCGAACCGAGGCTGCACCCGACCCGGTGACCAGCGATCTGATCGGCAGCGGCGTCGAGGGCGGCCTGATGGACCAGGTGAGAGCCTGGCTCCAGCGCGTCCGCGGCGGCGACATGGGCGCGCTCCCCGCGATCGGCGGCCTCGTCGTCCTCGGCATCCTCTTCAGCGCACTCAGCCCCTTCTTCCTCACCGAGCGCAACTTCGCCAATCTGCTCAACCAGGCCGCAACCCTGGTGGTCCTCGGCATGGCGCTCGTCTTCGTGCTGCTGCTCGGCGAGATCGACCTGTCGGCCGGCGTGACCGGCGGCGTCGGCATGGCGCTGTTCGTCGTGCTCACGGCCCAATTCGGCATCCCCTGGCCCCTGTCGCTCCTCATCGGATTCGCCTTCGGCTTCCTCACGGGCGCGTTCATCGGATTCTTCGTCGCGAGGGTCGGCATACCCTCGTTCGTGGTGACGCTGGGTCTGTTCCTGGGATTCCAGGGTCTCGCCCTGACGGTCATCGGACCCGGCGGCCTCTACCGCGTCGAAGTCCCCGAGCTCCTCGCGCTGCAGAACGGCAACCTGCCGGTGTGGGGAGGCTGGGTGATGCTGCTGGTCATGCTGCTCATCTCCGCCGCGACGAGCTTCTGGGACCGCAATCGGCGCACCCGGGCCGGCGTGCCCAACCGGGCGCTGTCGCTGGTGTGGATCAAGCTCGCCGCCATCGCCGTCATCGGCGGGGTCGTGGTGTACGTCCTCAACCAGAACCGCGGCCAGTCGGTCGTGGCGGTCGAGGGCGTGCCGATCATCGTCCCCGTCGTGCTGACGATCCTGTGGATCGGGACCCTTGTGCTCGACCGTACGAAGTTCGGCCGCTACATCTACGCGATCGGCGGCAACGCCGAGGCGGCACGCCGCTCGGGCGTGAAGGTGCGCTGGGTCAAGTGGTGGGCCTTCGTCATCTGCTCGAGTCTCGCCGTGGCCTCGGCCCTCCTCGCGGTGACGCGCGTCGGCTCGGTGGACGCCACGGTCGGTCGAGACATCGTGCTGAGCGGCGTCGCGGCGGCGGTCGTGGGTGGTGTCAGCCTCTTCGGTGGACGCGGGCGCCTGGTCCACGCGGCCATCGGTGCGCTCGTCATCGCCGTCATCACGAACGGCCTGGGGCTGCTGAACCTGCCCGCCGGCGTCAACCTGCTCGTCACCGGCGGTGTGCTGATCCTCGCCGCGACGGTCGACGCGCTCTCGCGCCTGAGGTCGGGCGGCATACGGATCTGA